The following coding sequences lie in one Micromonospora sp. R77 genomic window:
- a CDS encoding immune inhibitor A domain-containing protein yields MRRRVTAGLVSAAAALLAAGVVTTPASAASAAEPTPGVDKAKHGKDNLPDPLADQQREVKKQAIADLLRGKAKLQTRNGSKVIQVKDDLFVEYQQAPKTDPIFTMLVNFGDKTDPRTGGTPGPVVNQIPEPDRNWDGSVTDNNSTLWRSDFNRAHYQDMFFGAGESFKDFYLKQSGGRYTVNGDVSEWVTVPYNEARYGSNAISEADGYWNFVKDSSTSWYDSQIKAGKTPQQIKDYLAQFDVWDRYDFDGDGNFNEPDGYIDHFQAVHAGEGEEAGGGAQGEDAIWSHRWAAFPNLEGKAGPAGNLAGGVQIGDTGMWIRDYTTEPENGGLGVFTHEYGHDLGLPDLYDTAGGDNGTGFWTLMSSGSWLSHGTDDIGSTPGYMDPWSKLYLGWLNYSTVEYGKGSTQVTLGPAGDSDGPKAQAVVVNLPAQTQTTSYNTPFGGSNEWWGGSADDLNTTLTRTLDLTGATTASITSKLMYDIETDYDYLYAEVSTDGGATWADVKNNLVPAGANGITGSSSGAWVDSTYDLSAYAGKTVTFRYRYATDGGVHLAGAFLDNIALTKNGSVVFSDDAETLDAAWTAKGFTRMGGSVTDSYPRFYIAENRTYVGYDDTLRTGGYNFGWGNTRPDFVERFANQPGLLVWYVNYAYGDNNTSQHPGYGLNLPVDVRSGAIQVGNQGTISNRRNGYDATFSLYAKPAQTFHKNGVAVTVPRLDPTPVFTDNGITKYWNSNNPWNSVKVAGTGTKIEILKQGTNPTDDMVVKVSN; encoded by the coding sequence TTGAGGAGACGAGTCACGGCGGGCCTGGTCTCGGCCGCGGCCGCGCTGCTGGCAGCCGGCGTCGTCACGACCCCGGCGTCCGCCGCTTCGGCGGCGGAGCCCACCCCCGGCGTCGACAAGGCCAAGCACGGCAAGGACAACCTGCCCGATCCGTTGGCGGATCAGCAGCGGGAGGTCAAGAAGCAGGCGATCGCCGACCTGCTCAGGGGCAAGGCCAAGCTCCAGACGCGCAACGGCTCGAAGGTCATCCAGGTCAAGGACGACCTGTTCGTCGAGTACCAGCAGGCGCCGAAGACCGACCCCATCTTCACGATGCTGGTCAACTTCGGCGACAAGACCGACCCCCGCACCGGCGGCACCCCCGGCCCCGTGGTCAACCAGATCCCGGAGCCGGACCGCAACTGGGACGGCAGCGTCACCGACAACAACAGCACCCTGTGGCGGTCCGACTTCAACCGGGCCCACTACCAGGACATGTTCTTCGGTGCGGGCGAGTCGTTCAAGGACTTCTACCTCAAGCAGTCCGGCGGTCGGTACACCGTCAACGGTGACGTGAGCGAGTGGGTCACCGTTCCCTACAACGAGGCCCGGTACGGCAGCAACGCCATCTCCGAGGCCGACGGCTACTGGAACTTCGTCAAGGACAGCTCGACGTCCTGGTACGACTCCCAGATCAAGGCCGGCAAGACGCCGCAGCAGATCAAGGACTACCTGGCCCAGTTCGACGTCTGGGACCGGTACGACTTCGACGGCGACGGCAACTTCAACGAGCCCGACGGCTACATCGACCACTTCCAGGCGGTGCACGCCGGTGAGGGCGAGGAGGCCGGCGGGGGTGCCCAGGGCGAGGACGCCATCTGGTCGCACCGGTGGGCCGCGTTCCCGAACCTCGAGGGCAAGGCCGGACCGGCCGGCAACCTGGCCGGTGGCGTGCAGATCGGCGACACCGGGATGTGGATCCGTGACTACACCACGGAGCCCGAGAACGGTGGCCTGGGTGTCTTCACCCACGAGTACGGTCACGACCTCGGTCTGCCGGACCTGTACGACACCGCCGGTGGCGACAACGGCACCGGCTTCTGGACGCTGATGTCCTCGGGTTCGTGGCTGAGCCACGGCACCGACGACATCGGTTCGACCCCGGGCTACATGGACCCGTGGTCGAAGCTCTACCTGGGCTGGCTGAACTACAGCACGGTCGAGTACGGCAAGGGCAGCACCCAGGTGACCCTGGGCCCGGCCGGTGACAGCGACGGGCCGAAGGCCCAGGCGGTCGTGGTGAACCTGCCCGCACAGACCCAGACCACGAGCTACAACACGCCGTTCGGCGGGTCGAACGAGTGGTGGGGCGGCAGCGCGGACGACCTGAACACCACGCTGACCCGCACCCTCGACCTGACCGGCGCGACCACCGCGTCGATCACGTCGAAGCTGATGTACGACATCGAGACCGACTACGACTACCTCTACGCGGAGGTGTCGACCGACGGCGGTGCCACCTGGGCCGACGTCAAGAACAACCTGGTCCCGGCGGGTGCGAACGGCATCACCGGCTCCAGCAGCGGCGCGTGGGTCGACTCGACCTACGACCTGTCGGCGTACGCCGGCAAGACGGTGACCTTCCGCTACCGCTACGCCACCGACGGCGGCGTGCACCTGGCGGGCGCGTTCCTGGACAACATCGCGCTGACCAAGAACGGCTCGGTCGTCTTCTCGGACGACGCGGAGACGCTGGACGCCGCGTGGACGGCCAAGGGCTTCACCCGGATGGGTGGCTCGGTCACCGACTCGTACCCCCGCTTCTACATCGCGGAGAACCGGACCTACGTCGGCTACGACGACACCCTGCGGACCGGTGGGTACAACTTCGGCTGGGGCAACACCCGGCCGGACTTCGTGGAGCGGTTCGCGAACCAGCCCGGCCTGCTGGTCTGGTACGTGAACTACGCGTACGGCGACAACAACACCTCGCAGCACCCGGGCTACGGCCTGAACCTGCCGGTGGACGTCCGCTCCGGCGCGATCCAGGTCGGCAACCAGGGCACGATCAGCAACCGGCGCAACGGCTACGACGCGACGTTCAGCCTGTACGCCAAGCCGGCGCAGACCTTCCACAAGAACGGCGTGGCGGTCACCGTGCCCCGGCTCGACCCGACCCCGGTGTTCACCGACAACGGGATCACCAAGTACTGGAACAGCAACAACCCGTGGAACTCGGTGAAGGTGGCCGGTACCGGCACCAAGATCGAGATCCTGAAGCAGGGCACCAACCCGACCGACGACATGGTCGTGAAGGTCAGTAACTGA